Within Nitrospiraceae bacterium, the genomic segment AAGTCTCCAAGGTGGTTCGGCGGAGAAACCTGGACCTACTATCGCATCGCCGGTGGCAAATCCGGTCCCCCGATGTTCAATTTTTCGCCCAATCAATGCCAGATCACACTGAAGTTCGATAAAGAAGAGAAACTGTCGGACTATAGCTATTCGGGCTGTTGACCCGCCAATTGTCTCTGAAACACCTTCGCGCAGGCTCGACTGCAGAAATAGTAGGTTTGCCCTCCAATATCTTCTGCCGTCGCCGATCCTCGCGGCACAAACACACGGCATACAGGATCCTGCACCATCTGATTTTTATCGAGAGGGACACGATCTCCGGCTCCCCTCGCCTTGAGTTCTCGAATCGCACTGCGAAGCAAGAAGTAGAGGACAACGAGTAGCGAAAG encodes:
- a CDS encoding YHS domain-containing protein, with translation MYRIILILSLLVVLYFLLRSAIRELKARGAGDRVPLDKNQMVQDPVCRVFVPRGSATAEDIGGQTYYFCSRACAKVFQRQLAGQQPE